Proteins encoded together in one Streptomyces umbrinus window:
- a CDS encoding IS4 family transposase — protein sequence MSDLSGLGLLTWVYPPGLVDRVVAACGRSERRKRLLPARLVVYFVLGLALFSPAPYLEVMRHLVAGLRGLGLLGDWHVPAKSSLFRARQRLGSEPLRVLFATTAKPMATEATPGAFWRGLRVLAVDGTCWDVADSEANQAAFGRPGNGRGTGRSAFVQVRMAALVEVGSHAVLDAELAGCRTGEVTLVGRLPRSCGPGQLVLADREFLGVPLWQAFTATGADLLWRVPANRVLPIDRPLRDGSWISRIHAGTDASHRNPVTVRVLAYQLKDTAQDYRLITTLLDARRYPARQLAALYRERWEIESVFAEIKTHQRGAKVVLSSKTPDGVLQQIWAHLLVHHALRELMLRTAATRQLDPDRISFTETLRSARRSVTVTPGSFSP from the coding sequence GTGTCTGACTTATCGGGTCTGGGGCTGTTGACCTGGGTGTATCCGCCGGGGTTGGTGGATCGGGTGGTGGCAGCGTGTGGCCGGTCCGAGCGGCGTAAGCGGCTGCTGCCCGCCCGGCTGGTGGTGTACTTCGTGCTGGGGCTGGCGCTGTTCTCTCCCGCCCCGTATCTAGAAGTGATGCGGCACCTGGTCGCGGGGCTTCGCGGTCTGGGACTGCTGGGTGACTGGCATGTTCCGGCGAAGTCGTCACTGTTTCGGGCCCGGCAGCGGCTGGGATCCGAGCCGCTGCGGGTGCTGTTCGCCACGACCGCGAAGCCGATGGCCACCGAGGCGACTCCGGGGGCGTTCTGGCGGGGCCTGCGGGTTCTGGCGGTGGACGGGACCTGCTGGGATGTCGCCGACAGTGAGGCCAATCAAGCGGCCTTCGGCCGTCCCGGCAACGGTCGTGGGACCGGCCGGAGCGCCTTTGTGCAGGTGCGGATGGCCGCCTTGGTGGAGGTGGGCAGCCATGCAGTGCTGGACGCCGAACTCGCCGGCTGCCGCACCGGGGAAGTGACCCTGGTGGGCCGCCTGCCCCGCTCCTGCGGGCCAGGCCAACTCGTGCTGGCCGACCGCGAGTTCCTCGGCGTCCCGCTGTGGCAGGCCTTCACCGCCACCGGCGCCGACCTGCTGTGGCGGGTGCCCGCCAACCGTGTCCTGCCCATCGACAGGCCACTGCGCGACGGGTCCTGGATCTCACGCATCCATGCCGGCACCGACGCCTCCCACCGCAACCCGGTCACCGTGCGTGTCCTGGCCTACCAGCTCAAAGACACGGCCCAGGACTACCGCCTGATCACCACTCTCCTGGACGCCCGCCGCTATCCGGCCCGGCAACTGGCCGCCCTCTACCGCGAACGCTGGGAGATCGAATCCGTCTTCGCCGAGATCAAAACCCACCAGCGCGGCGCGAAGGTGGTCCTCAGCAGCAAGACACCCGACGGTGTCCTGCAACAGATCTGGGCCCATCTCCTGGTCCACCATGCACTGCGGGAACTGATGCTCAGAACCGCGGCTACCCGCCAACTCGACCCCGACCGCATCTCCTTCACCGAGACCCTGCGCTCCGCCCGCCGCAGTGTGACCGTCACGCCCGGCAGCTTTTCCCCCTGA
- a CDS encoding ribonuclease J — protein MSHPHPELKAAPPLPEGGLRVVALGGLGEIGRNMTVFEHAGKLLIVDCGVLFPEETQPGVDVILPDFTSIRDRLDDIVAVVLTHGHEDHIGAVPYLLRERSDIPVVGSKLTLAFLEAKLKEHGIRPRTVRVRESDRRSFGPFDCEFVAVNHSIPDSLAVAIRTGAGMVLHTGDFKMDQFPLDDRITDLRAFARLGEEGVDLFLTDSTNAEVPGFTTSERELNPAIEQVMRTAPRRVIVSSFASHVHRIQQVLDAAHQHGRKVAFVGRSMVRNMGIARDLGYLKVPSGLVVSTKEMEKLADHKITLVCTGSQGEPMAALSRMANRDHVIRIGKGDTVLLASSLIPGNENAIYRVINGLTRWGAHVVHKGNAKVHVSGHASAGELVYCYNIVKPRNVMPVHGEWRHLRANADLAIRTGVDPERVVIAEDGVVVDLVDGRASITGKVPAGNVYVDGMEVGGATEASLKDRLTLAEEGVVTVVAIVDADTGALAETPDFLARGFVHDDTTFEPVIPVIEKTLATAAQEGVGDAHQLEQLIARAVANWAFRTHRRRPLIIPVIIDA, from the coding sequence ATGAGCCATCCACATCCTGAACTCAAAGCCGCCCCTCCCCTGCCTGAAGGAGGGCTGAGGGTCGTCGCCCTGGGCGGTCTGGGTGAGATCGGCCGCAACATGACCGTCTTCGAGCATGCCGGCAAGCTGCTCATCGTCGACTGCGGCGTGCTGTTCCCCGAAGAGACCCAGCCCGGCGTGGACGTGATCCTGCCGGACTTCACCTCGATCCGTGACCGCCTGGACGACATCGTGGCCGTCGTCCTCACCCACGGCCACGAGGACCACATCGGCGCCGTGCCGTATCTGCTGCGCGAGCGCTCCGACATCCCTGTCGTGGGCTCGAAGCTGACACTGGCGTTCCTGGAGGCCAAGCTCAAGGAACACGGAATCCGGCCGCGCACGGTGCGCGTACGTGAGAGCGACCGGCGCAGCTTCGGCCCCTTCGACTGCGAGTTCGTGGCGGTCAACCACTCCATCCCGGACAGCCTCGCGGTCGCGATCCGCACCGGGGCCGGGATGGTGCTCCACACGGGTGACTTCAAGATGGACCAGTTCCCGCTGGACGACCGCATCACCGACCTGCGCGCCTTCGCCCGCCTCGGCGAAGAAGGCGTCGATCTCTTCCTCACCGACTCCACCAACGCCGAGGTACCCGGCTTCACCACCTCCGAGCGCGAGCTGAACCCGGCGATCGAACAGGTGATGCGTACGGCCCCGCGCCGGGTTATCGTCTCCAGCTTCGCCAGCCATGTGCACCGTATCCAGCAGGTCCTGGACGCCGCGCACCAGCACGGCCGCAAAGTCGCCTTCGTGGGCCGCTCCATGGTCCGCAACATGGGCATCGCCCGCGACCTCGGGTACCTGAAGGTTCCCAGCGGCCTGGTCGTGAGCACCAAGGAAATGGAGAAGCTGGCCGACCACAAGATCACCCTGGTGTGCACCGGATCCCAGGGCGAGCCGATGGCCGCGCTGTCCCGTATGGCCAACCGCGACCACGTGATCCGCATCGGCAAGGGCGACACCGTCCTGCTCGCCAGTTCCCTGATCCCCGGCAACGAGAACGCCATCTACCGAGTGATCAACGGGCTGACCCGGTGGGGCGCCCATGTCGTCCACAAGGGCAACGCCAAGGTGCACGTCTCCGGGCACGCCAGCGCCGGTGAGCTCGTCTACTGCTACAACATCGTCAAGCCCCGCAATGTCATGCCCGTGCACGGCGAGTGGCGCCATCTGCGCGCCAACGCCGACCTGGCCATCCGTACGGGCGTCGATCCCGAGCGGGTGGTCATCGCCGAGGACGGCGTCGTCGTCGACCTCGTGGACGGGCGTGCGTCGATCACCGGCAAGGTGCCCGCGGGCAACGTCTACGTCGACGGCATGGAGGTCGGCGGCGCCACCGAGGCCTCCCTGAAGGACCGCCTCACCCTCGCTGAGGAAGGTGTCGTCACCGTGGTGGCGATCGTCGACGCCGACACGGGCGCCCTCGCCGAGACCCCCGACTTCCTGGCCCGCGGGTTCGTCCACGACGACACCACCTTCGAACCGGTCATCCCTGTCATCGAGAAGACTCTGGCGACGGCAGCCCAGGAAGGCGTCGGCGACGCACACCAGCTGGAACAGCTCATCGCCCGCGCCGTGGCGAACTGGGCCTTCCGTACCCACCGCCGCAGGCCTCTCATCATCCCCGTCATCATCGACGCCTGA
- a CDS encoding spermidine synthase, protein MSARFEEIDWRPTAMGDISLRRRRDPASGNDVYEVKLGDEFLMSSLFTAGEIALTELGLAELPDTELDVVVGGLGLGYTAEAALNDPRVRSLTVVETLAEVIDWHQRGLVPLGARLASDPRCRLVQGDFFAMAADSRGLDPKEPGRRFHAILLDVDHSPRHVLHPRHAALYQPAGLRALAEHLHPDGVFALWSNDPPDKQFSSVLTEVFPQSAAHVVDFDNPLQGGTSTNTVYVARTEPGRP, encoded by the coding sequence ATGAGCGCACGCTTCGAGGAGATCGACTGGCGCCCGACAGCGATGGGCGACATCAGCCTGCGGCGCCGACGCGACCCGGCATCGGGCAACGATGTGTACGAGGTGAAGCTCGGCGACGAGTTCTTGATGTCCAGCCTCTTCACAGCCGGTGAGATCGCGCTCACGGAACTCGGACTTGCGGAACTGCCGGACACCGAACTGGACGTCGTCGTCGGCGGACTCGGGCTCGGGTACACCGCCGAGGCTGCGCTGAACGACCCCCGGGTGCGCTCGCTGACCGTGGTCGAAACACTCGCCGAAGTCATCGACTGGCATCAGCGGGGCCTGGTCCCACTCGGTGCCCGACTGGCTTCGGACCCCCGCTGCCGCCTGGTTCAAGGCGACTTCTTCGCGATGGCGGCCGATTCACGCGGTCTGGACCCGAAGGAGCCGGGCCGCCGCTTCCACGCCATCCTGCTGGATGTCGACCACTCGCCGCGCCATGTGCTCCACCCGCGCCACGCGGCGCTCTACCAGCCTGCCGGTCTCCGCGCTCTCGCCGAACACCTCCATCCCGACGGGGTCTTCGCCCTGTGGTCGAACGACCCGCCGGACAAGCAGTTCAGCTCCGTACTCACAGAGGTCTTCCCGCAATCAGCAGCCCATGTCGTCGACTTCGACAATCCCCTGCAAGGCGGCACCTCGACCAACACCGTCTACGTGGCCAGGACAGAACCCGGCCGGCCGTAG
- a CDS encoding polyketide cyclase, whose translation MAAEYVSATLTVAVPATRVFAVLADPTTHSAIDGTGWVQEPADRAPLTEVGQIFRMDMYHANHPNGDYQVVNKVQVLDPPRTIGWLTGQQKGDGDLEFGGWIWRYDLAPLGPSETEVTLTYDWSAVPQYIRDRGIQFPPFGPDHLTNSLHHLAELAAPTSRA comes from the coding sequence ATGGCCGCCGAGTACGTGAGCGCCACTCTGACTGTCGCCGTGCCCGCCACGAGGGTGTTCGCGGTGTTGGCGGACCCGACGACCCATTCTGCGATCGATGGCACCGGATGGGTTCAGGAGCCTGCCGACCGGGCGCCGCTGACCGAGGTTGGGCAGATTTTCCGGATGGACATGTATCACGCCAACCATCCGAACGGTGACTACCAGGTGGTCAACAAGGTTCAGGTCCTCGACCCGCCGCGCACCATCGGCTGGCTGACGGGGCAGCAGAAGGGCGACGGCGACCTGGAGTTCGGCGGCTGGATCTGGCGATACGACCTTGCGCCGCTCGGTCCGTCCGAGACCGAGGTGACGCTCACGTACGACTGGTCGGCGGTGCCGCAGTACATCCGGGACCGCGGCATCCAGTTCCCGCCGTTCGGCCCTGACCATCTCACCAACTCGCTGCACCACCTGGCCGAGCTTGCCGCACCGACGTCCCGGGCCTAG
- a CDS encoding IS630 family transposase — MELSVEQAAELRELANSRDVPADLATRARIVLWSGEGRRRKDIAELLGVSLPTVDRWKTRYSQRGLAGLEGDRPGGARDQVPARVRARVIALTRMTPPACTGLSHWSTRELAKYLKRTENVSVSWHYIARIWREEQLKPHRNGTFKISKDPAFAEKVADVVGLYLAPPGGAVVLSIDEKTQIQALDRTQPVLPVTFAATEKRTHDYVRHGTTNLFAALNVGTGEVIGECKPSRNGKNFLAFLKKAVKPHAGKEIHVVLDNLSTHTTPDVKEWLAKNSHVHFHFTPVGSSWINQIETWFGILTRQSIRRGTFASVNVLISQIRNYIDSWNAEARPFTWTATADEILAKVRLVQTNIKKLVANNSK, encoded by the coding sequence ATGGAGCTTTCCGTGGAACAGGCCGCCGAGTTGCGGGAGTTGGCGAACAGCCGGGATGTTCCTGCGGATTTGGCCACGCGAGCCCGGATCGTGCTGTGGTCGGGCGAGGGGCGGCGACGCAAGGACATTGCCGAGTTGCTCGGGGTGTCGCTGCCGACCGTGGACCGCTGGAAGACCCGATATTCCCAGCGCGGGCTGGCCGGGCTGGAAGGTGATCGCCCCGGTGGGGCCCGGGACCAGGTACCGGCACGGGTACGGGCACGGGTGATTGCTCTGACGCGTATGACGCCGCCGGCCTGCACCGGACTGTCGCACTGGTCGACGCGCGAGTTGGCGAAGTACCTGAAGCGGACCGAGAACGTCAGCGTGTCCTGGCACTACATCGCGCGGATCTGGCGTGAGGAGCAACTCAAGCCGCACCGTAACGGAACCTTCAAGATTTCCAAGGACCCCGCGTTCGCGGAGAAAGTCGCGGACGTGGTCGGCCTCTACCTCGCCCCGCCCGGTGGCGCAGTCGTGCTCTCGATCGACGAGAAGACGCAGATCCAGGCGCTGGACCGAACCCAGCCGGTGCTGCCGGTCACCTTCGCGGCCACCGAGAAGCGCACCCACGACTACGTCCGGCACGGCACCACGAACCTGTTCGCCGCCCTCAACGTCGGCACCGGTGAAGTCATCGGCGAGTGCAAGCCGAGCCGGAACGGAAAGAACTTCCTGGCCTTTCTGAAGAAGGCGGTAAAGCCACATGCGGGGAAGGAGATCCACGTCGTCCTGGACAACCTCTCCACCCACACCACACCGGACGTGAAGGAATGGCTGGCCAAGAACTCCCACGTCCACTTTCACTTCACCCCCGTCGGGTCTTCCTGGATCAATCAGATCGAGACCTGGTTCGGAATCCTGACCCGGCAGTCGATCCGCCGCGGCACCTTCGCCAGCGTCAACGTCCTGATCTCGCAGATCCGCAACTACATCGACTCCTGGAACGCCGAGGCCAGGCCCTTCACTTGGACTGCAACCGCCGACGAGATCCTGGCGAAGGTCCGCCTCGTCCAGACCAACATCAAGAAGCTCGTCGCAAACAACTCAAAGTGA
- a CDS encoding serine hydrolase domain-containing protein, whose protein sequence is MLSLLTLAGCTDVPSSKSTATAPATAASVDCDRIAGSGRTFYESNPTYTDPRDDGEDWSSTPPEAQGLDSAMLRRGLAKLGNNASLLSVLVVRHDRLVAERYYDGSGAQRSNNVHSVSKSVLQALVHIAVAKGDIGSLDDPVADYLPEYFANASPVKKKITIRHMLTMRSGLDWTEDSTEGKVEKTSNWVRVILGRELVSAPGTTYNYSSGNTHVVSAVLQKATRMSTCQFAHQYLFGPMGITAEHWGRDPQGVFSGGYNVYLTPREMAKFGLLYLHDGKWGGRQLVPRGAVRAAQARITQVDDVFAYSEGWWMQTISERSTYFAWGYGGQFVFVIPSADIVLVTSENTSNDSVNKEIDPREFIRDYLLPAITGPGP, encoded by the coding sequence ATGTTGTCGCTCCTGACGTTGGCCGGGTGTACCGACGTGCCATCGTCGAAGTCGACAGCAACTGCGCCGGCTACGGCAGCGAGCGTCGATTGCGACCGGATCGCAGGTAGCGGCCGGACGTTCTATGAGAGCAATCCGACGTACACGGATCCCCGGGACGACGGTGAGGACTGGTCGTCGACCCCGCCGGAGGCGCAGGGGTTGGATTCCGCAATGTTGCGCAGGGGGCTGGCCAAGCTCGGGAACAACGCGTCGTTGCTGAGCGTGCTGGTCGTCCGACACGACCGTCTCGTGGCCGAGCGGTATTACGACGGTAGTGGCGCACAGCGGAGCAATAACGTCCACTCGGTGTCGAAGAGTGTCCTGCAGGCGCTGGTCCACATCGCCGTCGCGAAGGGTGACATCGGAAGCCTGGATGACCCGGTGGCCGACTACCTGCCGGAGTACTTCGCCAATGCGTCGCCGGTCAAGAAGAAGATCACCATCCGGCACATGTTGACCATGAGGTCAGGTCTCGACTGGACAGAGGATTCGACCGAAGGAAAGGTCGAGAAGACGTCGAACTGGGTTCGGGTGATTCTCGGCCGTGAGCTCGTGTCCGCCCCTGGCACGACGTACAACTACAGCAGCGGCAATACGCACGTCGTCTCGGCCGTGCTGCAGAAGGCCACCCGTATGAGCACCTGTCAGTTCGCCCACCAGTATCTCTTCGGCCCGATGGGCATCACGGCCGAGCATTGGGGCCGTGACCCGCAAGGCGTCTTCTCCGGCGGGTACAACGTCTACCTGACGCCACGGGAGATGGCCAAGTTCGGTCTGCTCTATCTGCACGACGGCAAGTGGGGAGGCCGGCAGCTGGTGCCACGCGGTGCGGTTCGGGCGGCGCAAGCCCGGATCACCCAGGTCGACGACGTATTCGCCTATTCCGAGGGTTGGTGGATGCAGACCATTTCCGAACGCTCTACATACTTTGCCTGGGGATACGGCGGGCAGTTCGTCTTCGTCATTCCCAGCGCGGACATCGTGCTCGTGACCAGCGAAAACACCAGCAACGACAGCGTCAACAAGGAGATCGACCCAAGGGAGTTCATTCGCGACTACCTGCTGCCCGCCATAACCGGACCCGGCCCCTGA
- a CDS encoding sensor histidine kinase, producing the protein MNAPEPRRRWWPRSVRARTALAAASAAAVILAGIGWWLHNDVYRQGTRIAEGQAEQQVWALVDQLNGGVVPARRSTALPYEVVATGRRTAVAYGGGMEAFDPGARHALPAPSEAREPGSLTILPLRIPVRDSTIRDRFDMAGKTYTVMFADVSADELSSDKVAALGVAAGAHLRVYVVVLPKTAEEIAKTTDRLLLRAGLVGLVLIAAVAYFAVRIALRPVEAIRVLTASVTASDPRERVTVPAAGHEITALATTINTTLQRLDNAAAQQRRFVADAAHELRSPLTTLLASLEVALAYPERTDWPAAATTAARQTRRLQALAEDLLLLARLDTRTATAGPDTVDLTALASRLTEQYPLTERPLTLTCDSTTPAHAHGNPDEYERLLRNLIDNAARHAAHRIQITVRNQDAWVVLTVHDDGPGVPTEDAERIFERFVRLDDARSRDHGGTGLGLAIARDLAHRHQGTLTLTPRTLGACFQLRLPQAPTPAAK; encoded by the coding sequence GTGAACGCGCCTGAGCCGCGACGCCGCTGGTGGCCGCGTTCGGTACGAGCCCGCACGGCCCTGGCCGCCGCCTCGGCCGCCGCCGTCATCCTGGCCGGCATCGGCTGGTGGCTGCACAACGACGTCTACCGCCAGGGCACGCGGATCGCCGAAGGACAAGCCGAGCAACAGGTCTGGGCTCTCGTCGATCAGCTGAACGGGGGTGTGGTTCCCGCTCGCCGAAGCACCGCGCTGCCGTACGAGGTCGTCGCGACCGGCCGACGCACCGCTGTCGCCTACGGCGGAGGCATGGAAGCGTTCGATCCCGGCGCCCGCCATGCGCTGCCCGCCCCATCGGAGGCCAGAGAGCCCGGAAGCTTGACGATCCTTCCCCTCCGCATACCGGTGCGCGACTCCACCATCAGGGACAGATTCGACATGGCCGGCAAGACCTACACGGTCATGTTCGCCGATGTCAGCGCCGATGAACTCAGCAGTGACAAAGTCGCCGCTCTGGGCGTCGCCGCAGGCGCCCACCTGCGGGTCTATGTGGTGGTGCTCCCGAAAACGGCCGAGGAGATCGCCAAGACCACCGACCGCCTGCTGCTGCGGGCCGGGCTCGTCGGCCTCGTACTGATCGCCGCCGTCGCCTACTTCGCCGTCCGCATCGCGCTGCGGCCGGTCGAAGCCATCCGCGTCCTCACCGCCTCGGTCACCGCGAGCGACCCCCGCGAACGCGTCACCGTCCCCGCCGCGGGACACGAGATCACCGCCCTGGCCACCACCATCAACACCACCCTCCAGCGCCTCGACAACGCCGCCGCCCAGCAACGCCGCTTCGTCGCGGACGCCGCCCACGAACTACGCAGCCCCCTCACCACACTGCTGGCCAGCCTGGAAGTCGCGCTCGCCTACCCGGAACGCACCGACTGGCCCGCCGCGGCCACCACCGCCGCACGACAGACCCGCCGCCTCCAGGCCCTCGCCGAAGACCTGCTGCTCCTCGCCCGCCTCGACACCCGCACCGCCACAGCCGGCCCCGACACCGTCGACCTGACAGCCCTCGCCTCCCGGCTGACCGAGCAATACCCCCTCACCGAACGGCCGTTGACCCTCACCTGCGACAGCACCACCCCCGCACACGCACACGGAAACCCCGACGAATACGAACGACTGCTGCGCAACCTCATCGACAACGCCGCCCGCCACGCCGCACACCGCATCCAGATCACCGTCCGGAACCAGGACGCCTGGGTCGTCCTCACCGTGCACGACGACGGACCGGGCGTGCCCACCGAGGACGCCGAGCGCATCTTCGAACGCTTCGTCCGGCTCGACGACGCCCGCTCCCGCGACCACGGCGGCACCGGCCTGGGCCTGGCCATCGCCCGCGACCTGGCCCACCGCCACCAAGGCACCCTCACCCTCACCCCCCGGACCCTCGGCGCATGCTTCCAGCTACGCCTCCCCCAAGCCCCAACCCCAGCCGCGAAATGA
- a CDS encoding response regulator transcription factor — MRILVVEDEVDLAHTLHTGLTAEGYSVDLAHDGRQGLWMARTGEYALVVLDLMLPGLNGYKVCAQLRREGNATPILVLTAKDGDWDQAEALDTGADDYLAKPFSYVVLVARLRALVRRAAAVAPPVLAVGDLSLDVAGRVCRRAGARVELTPREFAVLELLARRAGQAVSKSDLLYHAWPDEALDPNLVEARVSALRKKVDAAFHRQSLQTVRGTGYRLVDDRERA; from the coding sequence ATGCGCATCCTGGTGGTCGAAGACGAGGTGGACCTTGCCCACACCCTGCACACCGGTCTGACCGCCGAGGGCTACAGCGTCGACCTCGCCCATGACGGCCGGCAGGGACTGTGGATGGCCCGGACCGGCGAATACGCCCTGGTCGTACTGGACTTGATGCTGCCCGGACTCAACGGCTACAAGGTCTGCGCCCAGTTGCGCCGCGAGGGCAACGCGACCCCCATCCTGGTACTCACCGCCAAGGACGGGGACTGGGACCAGGCAGAGGCCCTGGACACGGGGGCCGATGACTACCTGGCCAAACCCTTCTCCTATGTGGTGCTCGTCGCACGGCTGCGGGCCCTGGTCAGACGAGCCGCCGCGGTCGCCCCGCCCGTCCTTGCCGTGGGCGACCTCTCGCTGGATGTCGCAGGCCGGGTCTGCCGCCGGGCCGGGGCCCGGGTGGAACTCACGCCCCGGGAGTTCGCCGTGCTGGAGCTGCTGGCCCGGCGGGCGGGTCAGGCGGTCTCCAAATCGGATCTGCTCTATCACGCGTGGCCCGACGAAGCCCTGGATCCCAACCTGGTGGAGGCGCGCGTCAGCGCACTGCGCAAGAAGGTGGACGCCGCGTTCCACCGGCAGTCCCTGCAGACCGTGCGGGGTACCGGCTACCGACTGGTGGACGACCGTGAACGCGCCTGA
- a CDS encoding LacI family DNA-binding transcriptional regulator — MEPRKRPGRTPAPAGRTSRPRQAEVARLAGVSQATVSLVLSPKPDGKGRIISEETRQRVLEAARSLGYVPDPAARRLAAARNNLLGVFSFTATFPTDVQHSYYPFLVGVEREAAALGYDLVLFTGSSTGGAGAAGPDALSRVRLADGCLFIGRHTPRAELKRLVEDGFPVVHLGRREELEGVAWVGADYVEATREVVGHLAELGHRRIVLVREDDDAPASSDRQRGFLEGLEAAGLPSGPTTVFRSADPQRDLTPERLRAWAGEGVTAFVAEETDTGAAWRSLLSAVREAGLDCPGEVSLALLGSPPADLAGEPEPTGFDIPRPQLGAAAVRLLAALVAGEEAREPLVSCVFRPGLTAGPPRARS; from the coding sequence GTGGAACCCAGGAAGCGGCCCGGACGTACGCCCGCTCCGGCCGGTCGTACGTCGCGGCCCCGGCAGGCCGAGGTGGCTCGGCTCGCGGGGGTGTCGCAGGCGACCGTGTCCCTGGTGCTCTCCCCGAAGCCCGACGGCAAGGGGCGCATCATCTCCGAGGAGACCCGGCAACGGGTCCTGGAGGCGGCCCGCAGCCTCGGCTACGTACCCGACCCGGCCGCCCGGCGCCTGGCCGCCGCCCGCAACAACCTCCTCGGCGTCTTCAGCTTCACCGCCACGTTCCCGACCGACGTGCAGCACTCGTACTACCCCTTCCTGGTCGGCGTGGAGCGCGAAGCGGCGGCGCTCGGCTACGACCTGGTGCTGTTCACCGGGTCGAGCACCGGCGGCGCGGGGGCCGCGGGTCCCGACGCCCTGAGCCGGGTCCGGCTCGCCGACGGCTGTCTCTTCATCGGTCGGCACACACCCCGGGCGGAGCTCAAGCGGCTGGTCGAGGACGGCTTCCCGGTCGTGCACCTGGGCCGCCGCGAGGAGCTGGAGGGCGTGGCATGGGTGGGGGCTGACTATGTCGAAGCCACACGTGAAGTCGTGGGCCATCTCGCCGAGTTGGGGCATCGGCGGATCGTCCTCGTCCGCGAGGACGACGACGCGCCCGCCTCTTCGGACCGTCAGCGGGGCTTCCTGGAAGGGCTGGAAGCCGCAGGTCTGCCCTCCGGGCCCACGACCGTCTTCCGGTCCGCGGATCCGCAGCGGGACCTCACGCCCGAACGGCTGCGCGCCTGGGCCGGCGAAGGGGTGACTGCCTTCGTCGCGGAGGAGACCGACACCGGGGCGGCCTGGCGAAGCTTGCTCTCCGCCGTGCGCGAGGCGGGCCTCGACTGTCCCGGAGAGGTGTCTCTCGCTCTGCTCGGCAGCCCGCCCGCCGACCTGGCGGGTGAACCCGAACCGACCGGATTCGACATCCCCCGGCCGCAGTTGGGCGCCGCGGCCGTACGTCTGCTGGCCGCACTCGTCGCGGGCGAGGAGGCGCGGGAACCGCTCGTCAGCTGCGTCTTCCGCCCGGGTCTGACGGCCGGACCGCCGCGTGCCCGTTCCTGA